The following nucleotide sequence is from Bactrocera oleae isolate idBacOlea1 chromosome 2, idBacOlea1, whole genome shotgun sequence.
AACTGAAGACGCTATTGCTGGTGTAGAGCAGAGTATAGAAGAAGACCCTTATGAGTTTATACGCCATCGCGCACAACAATTGGAAGTATGCCCATCCAATTTATAGAAGATTTTCGGAAGGACTTAGGTTTCCGGGCTAAAAAAATCTAATTCTTGGtattaacattaaattatatgcatattcTTTCCTCTTAGCAATCGTTAGTTTAGTTTGAGAAGAGCGATACCATCGCGGTGTCAAGCCTCAGCTGTATTtagaatttactaaaaatcagtTATAAATACCTGCATACCTGTGTTTAATATTTATCGCCAAAAAATTCCGTGGAACACTTCGGAATTAGCGAAACTCCTGATTAAAATTTTAGTGCCTTATGATCCTGTTAAAGCTCTGCAGTCATAAGTGAAGTCATCGAATCTTAATGTAAGCTAGGCAATACATTTTTCTGCTAAGGTACAACCATTAGATGGTTCTTTGGTCAACTGAGCATTTGTAACGCATATTGATTTGCCTTTCGAGACAGAATACCATATAGGCTTGTACGGGATTTGGAAATCCGGTAATAATACGCTGATTAGTATACTTCCTTTATACAAAAGTAGTTAttgataaaactaaaaaagaaagatattttgctgttttactgttatttagagcgtacatatttatgtgcatatgtgtggaACGAAATTATGAGTGTTTAGCGCCATCTGATGTGCGATAGCACTGTAACTTCTTTTTGTGCTCTTCAACTTGTAGAAGAAGCAGCAGCCataaaacaaaacgaaatgtcaaaaacagctgccaaaagtttattgttttcattttcaactgcaatgatttattattttctacgcTGTATTTTGCGCTCAAATCGTTAAATTATTTATACgcaaattaacataaaaagtgAAACGTTGTGCATAATTTGAGTGAAGCAATACGCTGTTGATCGGAAAAAATGTGCAAGACAATAATTTAACCACAAAAGCTGTGCTGACGAAAGGCTGTGTGCGTAATTTTGGATGTGCTGTGCAACGCTGTGATTATAAATAATCGAAACTTTGAAGCGTTTGCCGAACTCTGCTCTTGCAATTTTATAAACAGCAACTAAACAAAGGTAGCTTAGAAAGTGAACAGATGGCTAATTGTGTGTAATAATGCtcaatttcaataaatcaatcgtatataattttacttcctgTGATGcacgcatgtacatacatatgtaaatgtggtAATGCTAAATAAGTTATGATAAGCgatgcattaattttttttgatggcCTTGCAATCATTCGTTGTAAATAAACATTACGCTAGTAgcactaaataaaaattacttgcaattttcagtatatgtatatagaaaagcGATTCGCCTAGAATCGCGCAGTTGAAATGGATGTACGATAATATTGCCGGctaatttgcattttaaattgattGTAATATATTTCACTGAAATCATTAATATGTGTGTACGAATGCACCGTCTTGAAGTTTATTTCTCTAACCTCTAAAATCATATTCATTAAAAAGTAAACCTCGTTAGGTAAAATTAAAAGAgttaaaaaacatgaattacTTCCGTCGTCTTCAACGCTATTAAAAAGTGTTTTGTGAAACATATGTTTGTGCTTTGAAATATGAAGTTATCTACATCGAAACACCTTTTTATACACAGATACTATAATGATAATTcaagataaaaaaaagttaatgataactatatgctataccctgcacagggtatactaagtttgtcacgaagtttgtaacactccgaaggaaacgtcggagaccctataaaatgtatatgtatgtaaatgatcagcgtaacaaGCTGAGTTAATATAGTCATGTTCGTGCGTCTGTCTGGACATACTAGTCTCTCAGTgttagagatatcgatctgaaattttgcacacgttcttttctccccaaaaagctgtcCGTTTGTCGGAACCGACTATATCGgacactttagcatatagctgccatacaaactgaacgatcaaagtcgtcccgttcccacgacagtcgggtctacgtaaccggaacggacccggatttattccggccaaggactgtcaactcggtagaattctgccgctataacaacaacaacatcaaagtCGTCATGCCTTTGTatgaaacactttttttatttgacgagatattttcacaaaatttggtattGATTATTGTCCatggcaacggtacaatctccgaagaaattgcttacaTCGGATCATCCAAACAAGATAAAGATCTCTTTATATCCTTTATGctttaagaaatgcacctataaagggtattaaagcttcggtgcaacgatgcgaagctaacgtttttccCTGTTTTTTACTaacatatgaaataaaattaaatacttatatgtaattTAAGCATTGTGATTGTAATGATTTATCATTTATCAATTAAATGATGTCATGGAAATCACAATACAGACAGACAAGAGGCAAGGCTAAGGCATGtgtaattttactgattttttcCTCAAACAAGCGGGGAGTTCTCAGCTtctataataaagctaaaaactcgtaaaaaatattaaatgagtATACATTGCCGAGAAAGTCAATCAAGCTGATTTTTGCCGGACAGGCCCAAACTATCAACATGTAACTGACCATCCTTAACCTACATAGAAGATTGCTACACTTTAGATCTGAAAATCAAAACGTCGAAAGGTTTACATAAGATAATCCTTTGAGTGCCGTTAACACAGGgcgacaaataaaaatttgatgaTTAACTAATGGCCGGAAgcgtaaagaaaaaattaaaaaacgaaaCATGCAACGAAATAAATTCTGTAatctaatatgtacatatatatgtatatttttacaatgCTTTGAAATTTGATAAGTTTGTGAATTGAAAATACGCTGTTGATATTGATTAACCTAGATAGTTATAATTCATATAGCAATTATatgtgtaatatattatatataaatatgtagtaaTAGCAATTAGATTTTCATATATGATTATTATTCGCGAAATGCcatattttaacaattatatGAGAATCTTCATATATTCTTGCGAATGACcgttcaaacatacatacgtataaatTTCAGACAGACTTGTACTTCTTTTAacaattgtatatacatatgtatatatttttgtgcatatgtacatatattggcTTGTGTTTTGAAGTTGAGTGCTCAGTTTATAGAATTGATACTTTTCTAaagggtttttttttcatataaaaattaaaaatattattcaaactttttattattccaaagatatatatgtacatatattacaaggattttctgaaaatttcaaagaaaaaatattcaaaactccgCCATTACAACGACATTGTCGGCACTCCCTCGGAAAAAAAGGTGactccgcgttgacagcagaacttcttatagtgtcatcaaaagtaaaaaaaaacaagtaaggaagggctatgttcggatgtaaccgaacattttatactcccgcaaagtcaaatagtatactcgtttgagatttctttgtggattgactgatattttcggtggaaggtcaactataggcactggggtccacatatttagtacttaggggcttaaacagttttgcttcgatttagacaatttttggccacaaggtggcatactttaatcgcattattcacgcatagttttatcccgatacagtcattgttacctcatttgcatagtggaaagtgaaagaatcagatggaatttaaaatggtgttatatgggaagtaggcgtggttgtagtctaatttcgcccattttcgcaccatgacatagaaacatgaaaagaacgttatgcaccgaatttggttaaaatcggttaagcagaactcaagatatggggtttcacctaaaagtgggcggtgccacgcccactgtctaattttgaacgcggttcctataaagtcatctcataccatcccagagataaaatttaatgtctctggcgtgtttagtgcttgatttatcgcgcttttagtagtttttaacagtaccgttatatggggagtgggcggagttgccacccgatttcaactattttcacaccgtcaatagaagtgctaaaaaaatttgcttctagtgaattttgttattaaagcattagcggtttaggagatatgcacattaaacctattagaggcgggaccacgcccactttttaaaaaaaagttttaactgcagatgcccctccctaatgtgatcctgtgtaccaaataacagtcttgtatcttattgcggagcttagttatggcaagttatttgtttttgattaatggcgttttgtgggcgtggcagtggtccgattacgcccatctgcaataccaaccgtctcacggtaccaagaaacatgcctaccaagtttcataatgatatctcaatttttactcaagttagagcttgcacggacggacggacagacggacagacggacggacggacagacagtcacccggatttcaactcgtctcttcatcctgatcatttatatatatataaccctatatctaactcgattagttttaggtgatacaaacaaccgttaggtgaacaaaactattatactctgtagcaacaggttgcgagagtataaaaatacatgcTTTAAGTAAGATCATAAATTAGGTATTGGacgaagcaaaaacaaaacaagtaaggaaggtctaaattcgggtgtaaccgcaCATATTATACTTTCGCAAGGTAAAGTGAGTACGGggttttcgtatatattttaactaaaagtaggaagtattgcatccattatttacaatcacaggtaagaagatacactattattagaaagagattctttcggaatttcattaagatttcttacatattgaccgataaatggggtataaagtcaaccggaagttcgaaaatatttatattaggtatttgggTTCAGCGATTCATTAACCCGATTCTACCTACTTTTgacaagggtatattattatcaaggaaacattttccccgaataaagttatattaattgtgcaagtcataaaaaaattcatttgaaaatatgaattttttaatgtggctcttaaaataaaaaaaattaaaaacaagtattaGTAGCAGTcttaaatctacatatatagtatatgtacgtacataggtacatactcCCAAAGAGCATAAGAAACAGTACAAAACGAAATTAGGAAAATCTTATCACCAATTGCTTGACCGCAGTTGAAAAAATGGCGCGCAATACAAAATAATGTAGACAACGGACGTTTCaagcataaataaagaaaacaaagagCATGAAAAGAGTAATTTTCACACTAAATATTAATACTATGCGCAAATATACAGTGTTGTACACTAAAATGgagataattttatataattgttttgatttaaaaaatgccTGAAATCTTTGATTTCAACTTTGTGAACGTCTTAAAATTTTGATGTTcctctgttaaaaaaaaaaattattaataccgTTTATATATGGTAACCAAAGATTAGCAGGAAGTAGACTAAAAAGACACAGAGATTTCAAAAACACCTATACTCGTACAATGAAGCCTGTTACTCACAGTTAAATGCCAACACAGCGAACGCCTCTGCATGGATGATTTTCACAGAAAAGATCCTTCTCTCTCCCCGTGAATTGCGTTCAATGAGGTCTGATGATTCAAGATTATAGCGAACTCTCATCTCTATGGTTGATTTTCTCAGTAAGTATCCTATTCCCTACTCTGGATTGCTTTCAGGGAATGAAACTATCACACATTGCAGAAACGATGTCGAATTACCGCGCTTTAATAATTAAGTGTCAAAACATTTTTACGTTGTACTATTTTAATGAACTTCACTGTACTTATATGTTTGCCTTCATGAgcacaatatatacatataccatatatgtatgtatatgtttaaatatacatGTGTCTCATAGCTTCTTTATGCTTAAACGCAATCTTTCAGAGAATACAAAGAATATGTGCTCTTGTGTTGCAGATAAATTTTCAAGCCTTCCTGTTGTAGCAGTTCCTAAGCTCAGTCTGAAGGTTGTTGTTATCGAATGCGAAGTCCAAAAATACGCTTTTTCGATAGCGTTGTATATATAAAAGGATGTTATGTTGGTTAGCTGGGCTTTAAGGGATATTCAAAACACCCTACCCATCTTCTACTAATAACCTTATGCACCCAAGCTAAGAAAACTATCCGCTTTATGAAACTCCGGTTGGTGTAGTCAGAAAAAAGTTCAGCTCCAGCAACAATAATCGCCATTCCCACGACTGTGGGGTCTGCGCAATTGGGACGAACCCGGATTTTCATCTGGCGAAGTACTGGCAACTCGATTGTATTCCTCCAAATTACTTCAGGATTgttttctgtcgctacaacaacgaCAAGAATAGCAACAATGATCCCATTTAGTCACTAACAGAAACTCTCAAGTTTTTTTTCCATCTCTCCGAACTTTCAACATGCACTGCATCATCCGGTTTTTATTAATTGACTTCAGCTGATCTTTGgaacttacacacatacatccatttGTAGTGACTTTTAAGACTTGTTTACTCTAAATAAATTGAAtgcttattaaataatgtttaaataaaaattatgacacTGCTGTTGCTTTGCGCTTAGCTCAAATTCAAAGCAATGAATTAAAAAACttctaaatataaattacatacaGCAAAGGTGCttcattacaaaacaaaaaacaatagctTCTGTCGACAAGCTATTATTTAATTGCTTCCTCTCGCCGCAGTGCGTTCAACGAGGGAAGTGTGTTGGTAGACGCTTTATAAAGTTTTAAGCGCTCAGGTGAACTCACTTGCCGCTGCTCACTTAACGATTTCTGTAACCACTTAGTGATTCAAGACGAATCAAGTAAGTCATTGTCTCTCAGATTTTAAGGATATCATAAGCTAAGCCTTATACCAGTTCGCAAACAATTTAATGCATACATAATATACCATACATGGAATAAGTATGAGGATGGGGAAACGAAACTTCGTTGTTGTAGAAGAATAAAACATAGAACAGTAAAGTGACCTAGATTAAACTCTCGCGGTTTGTTTTGTCGTTGCAGTAGCTttccttatttatttaaaactgcgAGTCTGCCACGGTTATCGTGGCAACGAGTAGACAGCTAAAGCCCTTCAAAGTGTGTTGTGGAACTTTATCAATCAGGTACAGCAAGAGCCTGAATAAGCCAAATATGTCGACCCTTGTGCTTGAAATAGTGTTTTTGTGAGAaattcttcttcattactttaatataaaaaaaacctcAACCGAAAATCATCGTATTTCGGTGAaagtttatggtgaacatgctctagctgagcgaacgtgtcaaaagtggtttgcggaatttaaaagtggtgattttTGCTTGAAAGACGAAGCATGTCCAGGGCAgctaaaaatgtttgaagataTAGAACTAGAATCATTACTCGACGAGGATTGTGGCCAAAGACAAGAAGAGCTCGCAGAATCTTTGGAAGTCACACAAGCAAccatttcaaaatgtttaaaagcagcCGAATATATTCGTTGTAAGACGATTTTGCATCTCTGAAGTGCTGCTTGAACGCTACAATAAGAAATGGTTTTTGCGACGGATTGTgaccgatttaaaaaaaaaatagattcaTTACAACAACGCTAAACGCAAAAAGCCATATGTGAAACTTGCCGAAGCATCCAAATCAACGGTAATGCCGAATATCCGCCACACCAAGGTAATGCTCTCTATTTGGTGGGATTAGAAGGACGTGCTGTATTACAGACTTCAAAAACCGCGTACAACAATTAATGGGGAACTTTACCGACAACAACTCATTACTTTGAAGAGAGCGATTGCCAAAAAAAACGCGCGGAATTTGCGACTTGACACGagacaataattttccatcatgacaacaCTCGGCCTCACGTTACAAGACTGGTTTAAAACACAGCGGCTGTGAAGTTTTGTCTAACCCGTCTTGTAGCCCGGACCTTGCCTCTTCTGACTACCATTTTTCCGGTCGATGCAGAACTTCCTCTCTGGAATCAAAACAGGGTTTAAAAAATGGGCTTTGATTCATTCATGGCCGCCAAGCTAGCGCAGTTCTTATGGGATGGAATCCACAGTTTGAGAGCGAAATgggaaaataatatgaaatatttacaaaaatatcaaattgaTAAACCAGAAGTATTCTCTACTTTAAAAAGAAGGAGAAAAGTTGTTTGTGAAGGTATGCCTAAAGAAAATAGTCCATTGGGCATATATCTGGACTGTTAAGTGGCCAACTATTTTTCGAAGAACCCTTCTATGACTGAACCGCATAACTTAAGTTTTGTTGTTCTTTCTTGCATTTCTTAACACATGCTGTCTCTGTTCGGCACAGCTACCGAATGAAATGTATTCGAACATTTAGTGCAGGCtgtatttattattagtatttatactgcaaacatttataatttatttgttaaatgcaCTTGAAGAGTTagaacaataaaattgtatacatatgtgtttgtatgtatgctcattttcttgtaataaaacaagaataaacgctaaattcggttgcaccgaagctataatacccttcacaggtgcatttcttatagcataaaatagtataaaaaatctgtatcttgattttgatcgttaagtttctatggcagctatatgctatagttgtccgattttaacaatttcttcggagattgcaccgttgccttaaacaataatccgtggcaaattttgtgaagatatctcgtcatttAAAAAAAGTACGTGTGGCTCTCGGgcactgccgcggtaaagctattacATAGCATTTTTaaatcaacttatgcaattataattatttatttatttttcatgcaGTATTCTGTTCCAAAtggtggggtagctatttactaaactaataatattgttactaatattatggctctgaatattgaataatttattttttattaattgcatttttagtaaattttatatttttatttggcattaaaaaaattatatcttaaatattattatttttgaatcgcCCTGCTGTCTCTCCAATTGATGTGtgccgcttgagatatgcgaaaatacgcctacaagtatgcaaacattttgtgcatactttgtgatcgtgttaagtttatttccgttacggaatttcttgatttggtcacagcagcttcttgggtagaaaatgacgtgtgcaaaattacagatcgatatttcaagaaCTGAGTGACTGAGCGACTCGGTTCATCATGCTAAGcatgattatatatattttataaggtctacGAAATTTTCTTTGGAGTGTTAAAACCTtcgtaacaaacttaatataccctgtttaaggTATAAATATCATCGCTGACATTTTTATCACCTTAAATAAACTATATTTAGAATACACACGCTGTCAATCATCCAAAGATTGCCTGTTTTACTAGCGCTATTTATCAATAAAGTAAACTTCTAACAATCGATTTAGGGTTATCATAACGCTAAGCGCTAGCTGCTGCTTAGTGGCTATAAGATTGTGACATAGCAAAGTACAACAAAACGCGCTGCTCGAAACACGCCGCTGTTAATAGTGATAAAGTGTAGCAAAGTTCAGTATACAgtagtaaaataaaacaacaattagTGTATACAATTGCATATgtgcttgttattgttgttttaaaataaataaattgtgaattttattaattatacaagttttgcaaaacaaacaatTCACTTCTCCATTACAGCTGTGAGTTCACGACTCCACTAATACACACTTGCAATCATGACGAACGCCCTTAGTCGCATCCTGACGCCTGTTGACTGCACCTGCAAAGATTTCAATCATCCATGGACGGATAGCTGTGCAAATGCGTCAGCGGGCATCTTACTGGGCGCAATACCATACAGCTTGCGCATCTACACATTTGTCTATGCGGTAAGCACCCAAAACATATATCGTTATAATAtcgtttacaaatttttattttttatttcatcgtttcctttgttttttgttcttatTACAGTTATCACTCATAATGCGCCATCGCATACCAAACCTTACCGACCTTAAACGCACCCTACTCGGCATATTACAATCGTCCGCCTTCCTCGCCTCCAATAGCTATTCATTCATTATGTTTAATTGCCTGTTACGTAAATTAATCGGTCACTATTATTGTGCCACTGTTGCTTTCGTACCCTGTTTTATCTCCAGTTTTGCGTCGATACTGGTCGAACGACCAGCACGTCGTCCTCTGTTAACACTGTACGTAGCAAATTTGGCTACGGAGACGCTCTGGCAAATGGCCGAGGTACGCGGTTATGTGCGTTCGATACCACAAGGACAAGCTCTAATCTTCGGCATTAGCATATCAACACTATTGTATCTCTATCGTTTAGGTCTACATAAGACGACGTGTAAAGATTCATTATTCAATATATTACGTTTCTTTGTCGGTAAAACGGAAGAAGGACCGATCGTGCCGAAAGAGCCGGAGGCGCCTACACCGCAACGATCGCGTGCACCACTCGATTTCCGAAGCATAAATGTATTGGTCCAGCTGTATGCACGCTTTTTGGATGCGGCGAAGAGTCGACACCCCTCATGTCCACATCGTGCTAATTGTTGGCAGTATGCGTTTGTGGGTGGTATCAAGCCTTTCGTCGGCGGTGTGGGTCTGCAAGTGGCATTGCGTTTAATTatgaatttaaagaaaattgtaCAAATGAAATTCGATGTGCGGAAGTCTATATTTAGAAAGCAGACACTGGATTTGGGAATATTTTTGGGTTGCTTCTCATTCATATACAAGGTAAGTAGTGGTGAGTGTTGAAAATATCAGATATTacgtttgccatgaagtttataacacccgtGCTCAGCATGACAATAtgactcgatttagccatgtccgtctgtccgtatatacgtgaactagttcctcagttcttgcgatcgatttgaaattttgcaaacatgaCTTTTCTCTCCAAGAGCTGCTCGTTTGTCAAAAACGCCGATATCGGTCGATCAtaatcatgtccttgtatgtaaaccttttttatttgaaaacatatCTTCACCAAATACGGCATAGGTTGTTATCCAAGGCAAAAATATGTTCTGAAAACAAATTGCTCAGATCTGACTActagagcatatagctaccGTACAAACCCATCGATCAAAATCGAGACTTTGTATggcaaacgtttttatttgtcaagatgTCATCAAGAAATTCTGCAAAATCAAAATCTAGTTGTTGTTCAGTCTTAACTGAGTTCCATTCCAAGCCAACAAAAACAGATCACTAATCTTAATTAActctataattttataaaaataaacatacgtATGTAAACCCTCATACTATTAAATTGTATTCGTATTagttaaaacataatttttgattttattgcatTCTACATGTTCAGGGTGTTTCGTGTACCTTGCGGCATAGCTTTGGACGGGATGATCCACTCTTCGCCATACCAGCTGGTCTGTTGGCCAGCGTGTCCTTCACTAAATATCCCGATGTAACGGTGGCATTGTATGTTATGTGGAAAGCATTGCAAGTAAGTATATAAACCAATTAGAAATAAAGGTATTCCAAAAAACTTCTGCAAGAATGTAAGACATTCCttaaatttctatttctatttatttttacggatcgatttcatacatttttaacaGCAGCACTCATAATACGTTAAACGAAGCATTCTCCCCAAATATTAATcatataacttaaaaataaataaagcctAAAAATCCCTAATgaaccgatttcattcattttcggTAGATATTAAGGTTGGTATTGGGATTAtcattatattgggtatataagGGTTTAGTGGATATATGGAGCTATTACGAAAATACTTgatatttattacaaatgttATTAAATGAAAAGTAGGCATCGTTGATACCGAATTtgaccattttcaaataaaaaagtgtcaaGAGAAACCTTGTTCACCATTTGATTCTGACCGGATCGAATTGGGTGGCTACATAGTAAAACATGTGtacttcattaaaaatataagtacatttaaataatgtaaatatcagATGAGTTCTccacataaaatttaatatactcatatatttCTCCCCAATAGATAAACTACAATTTAGGCATTAAGGAAGGCATTCTTCCGCATGTATCCGGCTTTATGCTATTCTTGTATTCCTTCTGTACGGCTGTACTCTTTCATGCAGGCATTCTCGAATCGAAGACCATACGACCGAGCTACTTTAAATTTCTATATGCGATTTCCGGAGAAAGGTGAGTctaaataaagtttatttatagaaaagttaatagagtaaaaattttcaaacacaaaAACATATCTCCATAAAATACCATATGTTAACATAACTTAAGTCGATTCCTGCTAATGTAGACATTTTAGTTGccagtaaaaatatttgcttataacTTCGGGTAATTTCAAAGGTCCATTAGTTAAGTATTATTTAAGGTCGCGTGTCGAATAAATTGGTAAATTAAAGCTATTTTGACATATTACAAAAGCATATTATGATATATTTGTCATATAGGAGAAATACCACTATAATAACAgcctaattaatatatattattgacgTAACTGAATGACCTAGATTTATGGgcaacataaatatattgatcCTTGCAgtatttatcaaataaattagAGGACTGaatgatatcgatctgaaattttgcacatgtctttttctccccaagagaggctcatttgtccgaaccgccgatatcgtacgactataacataaaagtgccatacaaacttaactgTAAAATACatttccttgtatggaaaaattttgtatttgacgacgtatcctcaagaaatttggcatagattattatccaagacaacgctacTATCTCCGAATTTATTGTTCAgatccgaccactatagcatatagctgtcatctaaactgatcgatcaaaatcaagatataggtatttttattttgatttatttgatt
It contains:
- the LOC106619955 gene encoding transmembrane protein 135; the protein is MTNALSRILTPVDCTCKDFNHPWTDSCANASAGILLGAIPYSLRIYTFVYALSLIMRHRIPNLTDLKRTLLGILQSSAFLASNSYSFIMFNCLLRKLIGHYYCATVAFVPCFISSFASILVERPARRPLLTLYVANLATETLWQMAEVRGYVRSIPQGQALIFGISISTLLYLYRLGLHKTTCKDSLFNILRFFVGKTEEGPIVPKEPEAPTPQRSRAPLDFRSINVLVQLYARFLDAAKSRHPSCPHRANCWQYAFVGGIKPFVGGVGLQVALRLIMNLKKIVQMKFDVRKSIFRKQTLDLGIFLGCFSFIYKGVSCTLRHSFGRDDPLFAIPAGLLASVSFTKYPDVTVALYVMWKALQINYNLGIKEGILPHVSGFMLFLYSFCTAVLFHAGILESKTIRPSYFKFLYAISGERINRFNLEPFNIYGQNASEQMQEVSRQLNLVNKSPLPKFSLASWK